A part of Paenibacillus sp. sptzw28 genomic DNA contains:
- a CDS encoding sensor histidine kinase — MITNYFSKLSPTRRRIVIVSVLLTVLAQIVLVYIGLSYARNMNQIVQQKRETNVSNQFFKNTLTQLGEINNLLQLLQTPDFSDFFKGYMSIRDDKTVSLSKSDLLNKLNELHLSTKMVRRIYFIGSDINQVSLIKDTDKAGFTELRHLRMDMLEDNNIGQLFLRDNNQLVEYSSKELENPGKRKQLDGNNESKAELKAFIDSLKDKLIITNGNINGVLVIIELNRDFFRTGLPEVYSAAYQFSIVNKKNEVIWASDPAQQKLISSPFSQNCPDCTQSEKELNPYPYRIIYTQTSDFVLFSKRSIFSKFILLSCISAFATFLISFFYTKKILYPFLMLSSRMKLQSRANELDLKYISDEWSKKGLHSLSLRNKLIVLFSLSVIIPTISNGLLYSQAFNQAVQSQMNVAVTEMGDFMNVSIQNRMNFMDQLINQLSVSRQLQEYLTRREDYDAMRLDAVRNIAPPIAISMFPGLNEVDYFILFDSSGQSIYSSVFSNNLDIFKIDTDYLKDSSDPYWISGYKDVFGHTTPAIIKRIDFLHYGSAAHNYLLLVPRDSLFSEINPVGSAVQIEDTQGKKIYSSNSSASEQLDYPMMWSGGIPGTNWKLKLEYSNEDIVLKNRQYYYSFFYIIVLVLILSIIISLIITLILLKPIELLKRTMTSVGEGELSQAMSYSGNNEIGDIIRSYNHMIQQLNGMISENMKIMEENVNNKVREQELLSLKTEAELRMLQAQINPHFLYNTLEAINMRSMRDGNNEISLIVGALAEMFRYSVSNGMGKVPLELELGHVQNYISIQKLRFGDQFRFELEVSDHLSHVAVAKFILQPIVENCLKHGLAGFEEGGLIRIRAVEDGELMLIEISDNGIGMDKNAVMHVNEEIQRSLEDQMNGSGKNQGGIGLSNVYHRLQLFYKGQASMKVYSSPMKGTTVSVSFPLAYE, encoded by the coding sequence GTGATTACAAACTATTTCAGCAAGCTTAGTCCAACCCGCAGGCGCATCGTCATCGTTTCGGTGCTTCTTACGGTATTAGCGCAGATTGTGCTTGTTTATATCGGCTTATCTTATGCTCGAAATATGAATCAAATCGTGCAGCAAAAAAGAGAAACGAACGTCTCAAACCAATTTTTCAAAAATACATTGACACAGCTGGGCGAGATCAACAATTTATTGCAGCTGCTGCAAACACCGGACTTCAGCGATTTTTTTAAAGGCTATATGAGTATCCGGGATGATAAGACTGTGTCACTGAGCAAAAGCGATTTATTAAATAAATTAAACGAGCTTCATCTGTCAACAAAGATGGTCAGACGTATCTATTTTATCGGCAGCGATATAAATCAAGTGTCATTGATCAAAGATACGGATAAAGCGGGTTTTACCGAGCTCCGTCACCTTCGGATGGATATGCTCGAGGATAATAATATTGGTCAACTTTTTCTCCGGGACAATAACCAGCTGGTTGAATATTCGAGCAAGGAATTAGAAAATCCGGGTAAGCGCAAACAGCTTGACGGCAATAATGAGAGCAAAGCGGAGCTGAAAGCCTTCATTGACAGCTTGAAGGATAAACTTATCATTACCAACGGAAATATTAACGGCGTACTCGTTATAATCGAATTAAACCGGGATTTCTTCCGGACCGGCTTACCGGAGGTTTACTCTGCCGCTTATCAATTTTCTATTGTAAATAAGAAGAATGAAGTGATCTGGGCATCGGATCCGGCACAGCAAAAGCTCATAAGCAGCCCGTTTTCACAGAATTGTCCGGATTGCACGCAATCCGAAAAAGAGTTAAATCCATATCCGTATCGTATCATCTATACGCAAACTTCAGATTTTGTCCTCTTCTCCAAAAGATCTATTTTCTCCAAGTTTATTTTGTTATCTTGTATTTCTGCTTTTGCCACCTTCTTGATCAGCTTCTTTTATACGAAAAAAATACTTTACCCCTTTCTGATGTTATCGAGCAGAATGAAGCTTCAATCACGGGCAAACGAATTGGATTTAAAATATATTTCCGACGAGTGGAGCAAAAAGGGACTTCATTCATTGTCACTGCGCAACAAGCTGATTGTGCTGTTTTCCTTGTCCGTTATTATTCCGACTATTTCGAATGGATTGTTATACTCCCAGGCGTTCAATCAAGCCGTCCAAAGCCAAATGAATGTAGCGGTTACGGAAATGGGTGACTTTATGAACGTCTCCATCCAGAACCGTATGAATTTCATGGATCAGCTGATAAACCAGTTGTCGGTAAGCCGCCAGCTGCAGGAATACCTGACGAGACGGGAGGATTATGATGCCATGCGTCTGGATGCCGTGCGGAACATCGCCCCACCGATTGCTATATCTATGTTCCCCGGGCTTAATGAGGTTGATTATTTTATCTTGTTCGATAGCAGCGGACAAAGTATTTATTCATCCGTGTTCTCAAACAATCTCGATATTTTTAAAATCGATACCGATTATTTGAAGGATTCGAGCGATCCCTATTGGATTTCCGGATATAAGGATGTGTTCGGCCATACGACGCCGGCCATTATCAAGCGAATCGACTTTTTGCATTATGGCAGTGCCGCACACAATTATTTGCTGCTTGTTCCAAGAGACTCGCTTTTCTCGGAAATAAATCCAGTCGGCTCGGCGGTGCAAATCGAAGACACACAAGGCAAGAAAATTTATTCATCCAATTCTTCTGCGTCGGAACAATTGGATTATCCTATGATGTGGTCAGGGGGCATACCGGGTACGAACTGGAAGCTCAAACTTGAATACTCCAATGAGGATATCGTTCTTAAAAACAGACAATATTACTACAGTTTTTTCTACATTATCGTTCTCGTGCTCATTCTGTCGATTATCATTTCTCTTATCATCACCCTCATCCTGTTAAAGCCGATTGAGCTGCTGAAACGTACGATGACGTCCGTCGGTGAAGGTGAATTGAGTCAGGCGATGAGCTATAGCGGGAATAATGAAATCGGCGATATTATTCGAAGCTATAACCATATGATTCAGCAGCTGAACGGTATGATCAGCGAAAATATGAAGATCATGGAAGAGAACGTCAACAATAAAGTAAGAGAACAAGAATTGCTGTCCCTGAAGACCGAGGCGGAATTAAGAATGCTTCAGGCACAGATTAATCCTCATTTTCTGTACAACACTCTTGAAGCGATTAATATGCGGAGTATGAGGGATGGAAACAATGAAATCAGCCTTATTGTCGGTGCATTAGCCGAGATGTTCCGCTACAGTGTCAGCAACGGTATGGGGAAGGTTCCGCTTGAGCTTGAGCTTGGGCATGTACAGAACTATATTTCCATTCAGAAACTCCGCTTTGGCGATCAATTTCGGTTTGAGCTGGAGGTCTCCGACCATTTAAGCCATGTAGCCGTGGCGAAATTCATTCTCCAGCCGATCGTGGAAAATTGCTTGAAGCATGGATTAGCAGGCTTTGAAGAAGGCGGATTGATTCGGATCAGAGCCGTGGAAGACGGTGAACTCATGTTAATTGAAATCAGTGATAACGGGATCGGCATGGACAAGAATGCGGTTATGCATGTGAATGAAGAGATTCAGAGAAGCTTGGAAGACCAAATGAACGGCAGCGGGAAAAACCAGGGAGGCATCGGACTGAGTAATGTGTACCATCGTCTTCAATTGTTCTACAAAGGACAAGCAAGCATGAAGGTCTACAGCAGTCCGATGAAGGGAACAACAGTATCCGTGTCTTTCCCGCTGGCTTATGAATAA
- a CDS encoding carbohydrate ABC transporter permease: MNTPALSATVKEKSTTRKGLSEKTRRTTAFYLMISPWFIVFLIFGLYPLLYGLYLSFTNFVGFNINNLKIVGFKNYVNVFQDSDAMYSLGRTLYVSIIYVPISTAIGLLLALLLNRKIRGVGIYRTIFYLPSIVPVVSIGLMFRFLYADQDGILNNILKFLHLPTVNWLDYDHATFSLIIMMLWGAGAGILINLAGLKGISKDLYEAASIDGASTFRQFMRITAPLMTPVIFFNVIMGIINALQIYIQPILLTGTKLLDSPIRPNYFYTVHAFQQIFAYQRYAYGMALLWIMFIVILMMTIIVFTTSKYWVYYETDQEG, from the coding sequence ATGAATACACCTGCTTTGAGCGCGACAGTGAAAGAGAAGAGCACAACTCGCAAAGGTCTAAGCGAGAAGACGCGTCGTACGACCGCATTCTACCTGATGATTTCGCCGTGGTTCATTGTTTTTCTTATTTTTGGCTTGTATCCGTTGTTGTATGGTCTTTATTTGAGCTTTACCAACTTTGTCGGTTTTAACATTAATAATTTAAAAATCGTCGGGTTCAAAAATTATGTTAATGTTTTTCAAGATTCGGATGCTATGTATTCCCTGGGGAGAACATTGTATGTTTCCATCATTTATGTTCCGATCTCAACAGCCATTGGTTTACTGCTTGCCTTACTATTAAATCGAAAAATTCGAGGAGTGGGGATTTATCGGACAATCTTTTATTTACCGTCGATTGTTCCCGTCGTTTCCATAGGTTTAATGTTCCGATTTTTGTACGCTGATCAGGATGGCATCCTCAACAATATTTTAAAGTTTCTCCACCTGCCGACAGTCAATTGGCTGGATTACGACCATGCCACCTTTTCCCTAATTATTATGATGCTGTGGGGAGCAGGAGCCGGTATCCTGATCAATCTGGCGGGGTTAAAGGGAATCTCCAAGGATCTGTACGAAGCAGCATCTATTGACGGCGCCTCCACGTTCAGGCAGTTTATGAGGATTACGGCGCCGTTAATGACTCCGGTTATCTTCTTTAACGTGATTATGGGAATTATAAATGCGCTGCAAATCTACATTCAGCCGATCCTGTTAACCGGAACGAAGCTGCTGGATTCTCCCATCCGCCCGAATTACTTCTATACTGTGCATGCTTTCCAGCAAATCTTCGCATACCAAAGATATGCATACGGGATGGCATTATTATGGATCATGTTTATCGTCATTCTTATGATGACAATCATTGTCTTCACTACAAGTAAATATTGGGTCTACTATGAAACGGATCAGGAGGGATAG
- a CDS encoding sugar ABC transporter substrate-binding protein, producing MKKKLATLLVLFLSTVLVLSACGSKSTTNDDKMAGGTNASTDAGATKSTKSGDPVTVRFNMGDGEITKDQIKEFEAANPNIKIQREDVDATKLAAQLATGEAPDIIRMTGVNDLPSYVIRGIAMDLTSRIETSTLIKMDDFTPAVNVYRFDGKVQGKGPIYGIPKDFSPDFTIWVNKKLFEAAGVPVPSQTEPLTYNQLFELAKKLTIVKDGKVIQYGLSGGRGEADLPFLMDYLLSKGVKLSSDDNSKIDFTKPEVKEALQFWVDGVKGNYGPNVVNQDKTAWGGEPFLADKLAMFQSGYWFSGLLRSDEKAKTHLDDYIMIPAPIAEGGKRVSPTGSATGAIINSATKHPDETWKVYEWFFGGKPAEDRAKSGWGVPAYKHLLPMLPQATAFDKQTFTVLQDELKYSGEFIEMNPYLINGNTLLQKQLTPVYFGKATLDSAMAALTNDANRIIQESKDAVPSS from the coding sequence TTGAAAAAGAAGCTTGCAACTTTGCTCGTCCTCTTCCTTTCCACCGTACTGGTTTTGTCTGCCTGCGGCAGCAAAAGCACAACTAACGACGACAAAATGGCCGGGGGTACTAATGCTTCAACAGATGCGGGAGCGACAAAAAGCACGAAGAGCGGCGATCCTGTAACGGTCCGTTTCAATATGGGAGACGGTGAAATTACTAAAGACCAAATCAAAGAATTTGAAGCGGCAAATCCGAATATTAAAATTCAACGCGAAGATGTGGACGCTACAAAGCTGGCTGCCCAGTTGGCAACCGGCGAAGCACCGGACATCATTCGGATGACCGGAGTCAACGACCTCCCTTCCTATGTCATTCGCGGGATTGCAATGGATTTAACCTCACGCATTGAAACAAGCACATTGATCAAGATGGACGACTTTACCCCTGCTGTTAATGTTTACCGGTTTGACGGCAAGGTACAGGGAAAAGGCCCGATTTATGGAATTCCCAAAGACTTTTCACCGGATTTCACGATTTGGGTGAATAAGAAGTTGTTTGAGGCTGCAGGTGTTCCGGTCCCAAGTCAAACCGAGCCTTTGACCTATAATCAATTGTTCGAGCTTGCCAAAAAATTAACCATTGTCAAAGACGGCAAGGTTATTCAATACGGCTTGTCAGGCGGAAGAGGCGAAGCCGATTTACCGTTCCTGATGGATTATCTGTTAAGCAAAGGCGTAAAGCTTTCCTCCGACGATAACAGTAAAATCGACTTTACAAAACCGGAAGTCAAAGAAGCCTTGCAGTTCTGGGTGGATGGGGTGAAAGGCAATTACGGGCCGAACGTGGTCAACCAGGATAAAACGGCCTGGGGCGGCGAGCCGTTCCTTGCCGATAAGCTGGCAATGTTTCAATCCGGCTATTGGTTCTCGGGACTTCTGCGTAGTGACGAGAAGGCCAAAACGCATCTTGACGATTACATCATGATTCCCGCTCCGATCGCGGAAGGCGGTAAACGCGTATCCCCTACCGGCTCTGCAACAGGCGCCATTATTAACAGTGCAACGAAACATCCGGATGAAACGTGGAAAGTGTATGAGTGGTTCTTTGGTGGCAAGCCTGCTGAAGACCGTGCGAAAAGCGGCTGGGGTGTTCCGGCTTACAAACATCTACTTCCGATGCTTCCGCAAGCAACGGCTTTTGATAAACAAACGTTCACGGTTCTTCAGGATGAATTGAAATACAGCGGAGAATTTATTGAAATGAACCCGTACCTGATTAACGGAAATACACTTTTGCAGAAACAACTGACGCCGGTATACTTCGGCAAAGCGACGCTTGACAGTGCAATGGCGGCTTTAACGAATGACGCGAACAGAATCATTCAAGAAAGTAAAGACGCGGTGCCAAGCAGCTAA
- a CDS encoding carbohydrate ABC transporter permease yields MVNSASNRISQFLVYALLLVFSAVFIIPLFLTVSNSLSPFFSLPTFFPQGFHIENYKLATTMIDFWKFTQNSIIICVISVTTTTLSSGLVGYAFSRIQAPGKKFLFMIVLSTMMLPGIVTQIPTFILFHKYGLLNTFYPWLIWGIGGSPFFIFLYRQFFSAIPKELEEAARIDGCSIFRTYWNIFLPLSLPVMATVSIMSFQWSWGDFIGPFMFLNEAKYPLATALSTIGYVQPENAAVVIQQLAAAASILFMLPVILLFFIGQRFLIEGVVTSGVKG; encoded by the coding sequence ATGGTAAATTCAGCATCAAACCGTATCAGCCAGTTTTTAGTTTATGCATTGTTGCTCGTATTTTCAGCTGTTTTTATCATCCCGCTCTTTCTCACTGTATCCAATTCACTGAGCCCGTTTTTCTCCCTGCCGACATTTTTCCCGCAGGGCTTCCATATCGAAAATTATAAACTTGCGACTACGATGATTGACTTCTGGAAATTTACGCAAAACAGCATCATTATTTGCGTGATTTCCGTCACAACGACGACTTTGTCGAGCGGGCTAGTCGGATACGCTTTCTCAAGGATACAAGCGCCGGGGAAAAAGTTTTTATTCATGATTGTGTTATCTACGATGATGCTGCCGGGAATAGTTACTCAAATCCCGACCTTTATCCTGTTTCATAAATATGGCCTGCTCAATACGTTCTATCCCTGGTTGATCTGGGGAATTGGCGGTTCGCCGTTCTTTATATTCCTCTATCGGCAGTTCTTCTCCGCCATTCCGAAGGAATTGGAAGAAGCGGCAAGAATCGATGGCTGCTCGATTTTCCGTACGTACTGGAATATTTTTCTTCCGTTGTCCCTGCCTGTCATGGCCACGGTTTCGATTATGAGCTTTCAATGGTCATGGGGAGATTTCATTGGTCCGTTCATGTTTCTGAACGAAGCGAAATACCCGCTGGCTACCGCCTTAAGCACAATCGGCTATGTCCAACCGGAGAATGCGGCCGTTGTTATACAGCAGCTCGCTGCAGCCGCTTCCATTCTGTTCATGCTTCCGGTCATTCTTCTTTTCTTCATCGGCCAACGGTTCTTGATTGAAGGGGTCGTCACTTCGGGCGTTAAGGGGTAA
- a CDS encoding spore germination protein has protein sequence MFNRSRFFKSEAAGNRIDKMTGNTDTRPLSSDLKENLEQIRQKLGHSPDVKIREFEIASKFQAAVVFIDNLSDKKLIDDFVMRSLMTETAHETLKNMASDKNILEFIINNALTIGEVQVIKDWNGLMFAFLSGETVILIDGSAEAISGDTRGGGGARSVTEPSSQVVIRGPKDGFIESIATNVSLIRHRIKSPDLWLEPMIIGKVTRTAIAIMYMKGIANDQVVQEVKKRLNDIKIDGILESGNIEELIQDHPYSPFPTVFNTERPDAVVANLLEGRIAVLVDGTPFALILPVTFFMFFQSVEDYYQRFDIGITIRLLRYVSLFISLLGPSIYIAAITFHQEMIPTPLLISLAAQREGVPFPAFVEAFLMETSFEILREAGVRMPRAIGQAVSIVGALVLGQAAVQAGIISSAMVIVVAITGIASFVTPAFNMAISVRLLRFLLMFFAASFGFYGIAIIMIVITAHLCSLRSFGIPYMAPLAPFIPADQKDAVLRLPLWTFLTRPRLISQKNMTRMKPDLKPMPPEQNKAEGNKDES, from the coding sequence ATGTTTAATCGGAGTCGATTTTTTAAGAGCGAGGCAGCAGGAAACAGAATTGACAAAATGACCGGTAATACGGATACACGGCCCCTGTCATCGGATTTAAAAGAGAACCTTGAACAAATCAGGCAGAAACTTGGACACAGTCCCGATGTCAAGATTAGGGAATTTGAGATTGCAAGCAAGTTTCAAGCAGCCGTAGTTTTTATCGACAATTTGTCGGACAAGAAATTAATCGATGATTTTGTCATGCGCTCCTTGATGACTGAGACCGCGCATGAGACCTTGAAAAACATGGCATCGGATAAGAATATCCTGGAATTTATTATAAATAATGCTTTGACTATAGGAGAGGTTCAAGTCATCAAGGATTGGAATGGCTTAATGTTTGCCTTTCTGTCAGGGGAAACCGTCATCTTGATTGATGGTTCAGCGGAAGCAATCAGCGGCGATACGAGAGGCGGAGGAGGGGCGAGATCAGTTACCGAACCGTCCTCCCAGGTTGTCATTCGGGGTCCTAAAGACGGTTTTATCGAGTCAATTGCGACGAATGTGTCCCTTATCCGCCATCGAATCAAGAGTCCCGACCTATGGCTTGAGCCAATGATAATCGGCAAGGTCACACGTACAGCGATAGCGATCATGTATATGAAAGGAATCGCAAACGATCAAGTTGTGCAGGAGGTAAAGAAAAGGCTAAATGACATCAAAATTGACGGCATTTTAGAGTCCGGTAATATCGAAGAGCTGATTCAGGATCACCCGTATAGCCCATTTCCTACAGTGTTCAATACCGAGCGGCCGGATGCTGTAGTCGCGAACTTATTGGAAGGCCGTATAGCTGTTTTGGTGGACGGAACACCATTTGCCCTTATTTTACCCGTGACTTTTTTTATGTTCTTTCAGTCCGTTGAAGACTACTACCAACGTTTTGATATTGGAATAACGATTCGCTTGTTAAGGTATGTATCGCTTTTTATTTCATTATTGGGACCTTCCATCTACATCGCCGCCATTACATTCCATCAGGAAATGATTCCGACTCCCCTCTTGATCAGTTTGGCGGCACAGAGGGAAGGTGTTCCTTTCCCCGCTTTTGTCGAGGCCTTCCTGATGGAGACCAGCTTTGAGATTTTGCGCGAGGCCGGTGTTCGCATGCCGCGGGCAATCGGTCAAGCGGTATCGATCGTTGGAGCGCTTGTATTGGGACAAGCAGCGGTACAAGCTGGGATCATCTCTTCAGCGATGGTGATTGTGGTTGCTATTACGGGGATTGCCAGTTTTGTCACCCCAGCTTTCAATATGGCGATTTCAGTGCGTCTGCTCCGATTTCTGCTCATGTTTTTTGCTGCGAGCTTTGGTTTTTACGGAATCGCGATCATCATGATCGTTATTACAGCCCATTTATGCAGCTTGCGTTCTTTTGGAATACCTTATATGGCTCCGCTCGCCCCGTTTATTCCGGCAGATCAAAAGGATGCAGTGCTCCGGTTGCCCTTGTGGACATTCCTTACTCGTCCCCGCTTGATCAGCCAAAAGAACATGACTCGGATGAAACCGGATTTGAAGCCTATGCCGCCTGAACAGAACAAGGCCGAGGGGAATAAGGATGAAAGCTAA
- a CDS encoding response regulator — translation MYNLLIVDDEKEIREGLSMIPWDNMGVNLIGCAKHGLEALQFITEHPTDIVLTDVRMPFMDGIELTSVLQRQHPFIRIVILSGHSDFGYAQKALEYGASDYLLKPTQFEPLFQSFERLIRKLDAEKQEEYRKSVLLRKELLLSKLLREEFLSVLFKNKMTADEIELGCSESEILLVGTEYTVALLRLDRISLNGDFLPDREMKLITFSLDNILADIWDANGSAYHLINKENAEIYLLSMKASAMDEFIQLKQQLTRFMGLLKSTLSLSIGRTVHRSMDIWSSAGSAKQLLDQASEEDCIRHYSSSLVDKELTAAAKETSPADQSKDKKKDHIVVQLAKQFIEENFHRSITLKEVAGTVHVTPGHLSALFRESGETYLQYLTEKRMAQAVKLLADVRYKIYEVAELVGYSDQAYFSEIFKKHTGQTPMEFRGAAK, via the coding sequence ATGTATAATCTGCTTATTGTCGATGACGAGAAAGAGATTCGCGAAGGCCTGTCGATGATCCCGTGGGACAACATGGGAGTGAATTTAATAGGCTGTGCGAAGCACGGCCTGGAGGCTCTGCAATTTATTACGGAGCATCCCACAGATATTGTGCTTACGGACGTTCGTATGCCCTTTATGGATGGAATCGAACTAACGAGTGTATTGCAGCGTCAGCATCCGTTCATTCGAATCGTCATTTTATCTGGCCACAGCGACTTCGGTTATGCGCAGAAAGCGCTTGAATACGGTGCTTCCGATTATTTGCTAAAGCCTACCCAATTTGAACCGCTGTTCCAGTCTTTCGAGCGGTTAATCCGTAAATTGGATGCGGAAAAACAGGAGGAGTACAGAAAATCCGTTCTTCTGCGCAAAGAGCTGCTGCTGTCCAAGCTGCTGCGTGAAGAGTTTCTATCGGTGTTATTTAAAAACAAGATGACAGCGGATGAGATCGAGCTGGGCTGCTCGGAGAGTGAAATATTGCTGGTCGGTACCGAATACACGGTAGCGCTGCTTCGGCTGGACCGTATTTCCTTGAACGGGGATTTTTTACCCGACCGCGAGATGAAGCTGATTACCTTTTCTCTGGATAATATTCTTGCTGACATTTGGGATGCGAACGGCTCAGCGTATCACCTGATTAATAAAGAGAATGCGGAGATTTATTTGCTCTCCATGAAAGCGTCCGCAATGGACGAGTTTATTCAATTGAAACAACAGCTGACCAGATTTATGGGACTACTTAAATCGACCCTCTCTTTAAGCATAGGAAGAACCGTACATCGGAGCATGGATATATGGAGCTCCGCCGGGTCGGCAAAGCAGCTGCTTGATCAAGCGTCCGAAGAAGACTGTATTCGTCACTACAGTTCATCCCTAGTGGATAAAGAGCTTACTGCAGCTGCGAAAGAAACATCCCCGGCGGATCAATCGAAAGACAAGAAGAAAGACCACATAGTCGTACAGCTGGCGAAACAATTTATTGAAGAAAATTTCCATCGGAGCATCACGTTAAAGGAAGTAGCCGGTACAGTCCATGTAACTCCCGGGCATCTGAGTGCGCTCTTCAGAGAATCCGGGGAAACGTACCTTCAATATTTAACGGAAAAACGCATGGCTCAAGCCGTGAAGCTGCTTGCGGATGTCCGTTATAAAATATATGAGGTTGCTGAGCTCGTCGGTTATTCCGATCAAGCTTATTTTTCCGAAATATTTAAAAAGCATACAGGGCAAACGCCAATGGAATTCAGAGGGGCAGCGAAATAG